GAAATACAGAGTTATTCATTCACTGAGAGAAACAGGGAGGATATTGTttagtattttgctttgtttatacAACGCcatttgaaacatttcaggGCTCTGATTAAACTAGAGGAAATGACTTTATAACTAGAGTTTCTAAAGGCAATATATTCTGGGATGTGTACTCCAGACTGCCTCTGCTTCCAACAATTTTGTAAATAACTTTAATATGCCTGTGAATGCCATAGCTGCGTATCAGCAATGTCTAGGGCATTGTTCACAACGAAAACGGAAGAATGAGAACATTGTGAACATGCtcctgacaaaaagaaaataagaatatatcCTTTTAATGGACAGCTGTTTCTTCAAGgtaaataaacaataaacagAAACCTACTATTGTGATATCTAATATTGTAAAATCCCTTTTTAGGTAGAAAACCATGCTGATGCACGAATCTTGGAACACTCATTTAATCTTATTTAAACGAAAACCATATCTGAAGTTTCTAAATTAATTCCTCTCACACTGAAATGTTAGCACAGCTTAGATTAAgacatattaaagaaaattctcaCTTCATTAAGAAGTTATTAATAGATTTGCTGTAACCAGTCATCTTGGAGAAACACAATGTAAGATCTTATCAGCAGAACgtgagtattttaaaaataacagtcaATCTGCAATAAAAGGCACTTGGGATGAAAATGATTACCAATTCAGTACAAAGATTGGTAAATTAATTAGGCTGGGTGGGATTATTCCTCTTAATGTTCctctcactgaaaaataattaatgtcgTTGATGTTGCTCTGCAGGATGCAGTAAGGAAAGCTGCtgcccttccttctttccaggTGGTAACAACACAAGCATTAGCAGCAGGCACACCGACACAGGCATCTCAGGAGATCACATCTGGAGCTGTCTTGACTCCTGGGAGGCTGGTGGCAGTGTCTTGCTGCCATTAGGTAGGTGACAGACCTTTACATCAGCTTGACAGCCCTGTGAGTGCTGCTGgtagctgcagcagcctgtggcAGAGCTGGCCACGATGACTGAGGCCTACCTGTCTGCACTGGCCACCCTttcccagcagccagccagctgcagcacttGGTGAGTTTCCGTGGAatagggagggaaggggaaagaatgGAAGAGGCTAAATATATGCAAGACTGCTTATAACCAAGTCCTCACGGTGTGTCAGGGTCTGCCTGTGCTGGCCTTGATTGGGAAGGTCTGGGAGAGTTCCTGTTGTTTACATCATCATGGTTTTGCAAGTTTTAAATGCTACTACACTCTGCTGAATGTTTCATTTCCCACTTAGCCACCCTAGACAAACTTGttgaaacagcagctgaaaacttgtttgtgtttcattggcatgggagggaagagagaatcATTGATGGTATGAGTGCCAATAACACAAAGAGGTTTTCAAGCaacaaaagcagtgaaatgtgACACAGAGGTAAACATCAAAGCCTGAAATGTGAGCAGTAGTGACCTACCTGTTTTTCTCAGAGGCCTTTGAACTGGCCAGGACACTCCAGTCAGAACAAAAAAGGATTCAGacctgtttgtgtttgtttctttttcatacttGGCTTTCTGTTTGAACTGAGATCTATATAACAAGCTAAGCTTAAAATTATTGATTCTGCAAAATATGTTGTATCAAAATATATAACACAAATGAGGTTGGCATGCACAGGCCAGGGCTCTATTGCATTGTATTCAAACCAAAACTCAGAACTCAGGGACCCTGGGATAGACGCTACGtgaattactgaaattaaatcaTCTTCTGGGCATATTCCAAACATTTGACCTGATGAAATGGTTACTGGATAcagtcagaaaatgaaagagaaggcTATAATGAAAccagcttttcagttttaaagcatAGCTGTTGCCACAGCAACCTGTGTAATGGACATGTTTAATCCTAAAATTCAGCATTGCACCTGAACTGACTTCAACTGTAAGCAGGATGCCAGTGCTGGCAAGCCACGTGGCTGACTGAGAAGAATTCAACCCTCCTAGTTGGGATGAAAagtatatatgtacataaacTGGTGATGAAgtttatttattactttgataccatatactttttctttgaagatattTATTGGGTTTCATAAGCCTAACAAAGATAAGCACGGCATAAATGATATTCTGAAGAAGATACTGGGCTGAGGCAGATATTTCTGAAGACTGTCAGTTTCTGTAAACCCAAGGTTCATGCGCTAGACTGTAGTTTAACATGCCTCTATTTACCAGCCTTTCCAGCATGGTGTCACAAGATAGCTGATCTGTCTCTGCTTTGAGCCCTGAGTCATATCTGTTTTACTTGAGATTGTTTTTCTGCCCATTTTAATCCTGTCTGCTTCTACCAGAATGGAAAAATGAGATGACACCCGGCCAATTTTTAGGACAAGTAAGAATCGTACTGTTTTTGAGTACAGTGTGTCTCACTGTAGGTTCATTATTCTTTCTAGACTCTGATTTAAAGCATAAATCTGATAAATTTTATATGTCATTAAGCAGACCATGAATGTCATTTCAGAgtctgaaacttttttctttttgattcctGCTATGATTTGGAAGGAGCAGAGAAGTTTTAAGGTGGGCAATGCTGTGACTGAATTACTTTATTTGCAGTATGTCATACCTCCGTTCTTTTAGATGGTACTCTTCATGCTTCAGATAATGCACAGACAAGATGGATTAACCCTTAACTTTCCTGCAAAGCATCTGCTGCAAGGGAGAGATCAATGAAGCACAGTCATAGCTGAAGACCTTTACTTTGCAGACCCCATGCTGTGGAAGGGattgaaataataaagacaATGATTTACACTGTGGCTGTTTGGTTGATGAATTCATCTCTCTTCCACTGTGCGGGCTAAGTCTGTAAACGTGCCGTATGCCAGCAGGGTTCACTGAGGAAAGGCACAACCAGTTCATCTTGCTACTTAATGACAACATATGACAAGAGCTATCCCAAAACCCTGCCCTGATGGTTGGATCCCACCTCAACTCCCTGCTTCTAGTACTGGCACCTGGAGCagcctctcttttctttcatttttctcctattttaaTTCAATCCttaaaaaacaagcacacaTTTTCAGGACCTACCGCCCTGATGGCTGTCTGTAATCATTCTTGATGACAGTGAACTCAGGAAAAAGTTgttcactgagagggtggtcaggcactggaacaggctccccaggaaagTTTTCatagcactgagcctgctggagttcaagaagcgtttggacaatgctttcaGACATAGGGTCagatttttgggtggtcctgcagggagtcaggagttggatcccgatgatccttgtgggtcccttccaattcagaATATTCTATGACTCTAGGATtatataattctatgattctacgaacCACTTCTTATGACTCAGTGTGCAGGGAAATAACTGTAAAGAGATATTATGTTAACTAAAGAGGTAATGAGTTAAAAGACAATGAGTAAACTGAACTTGAGATACAAGAGAACTAAGGGAAAGGTCCGAAACTGAGCCAGGCACTGGGTTAATGACTAAGTAATGTGGACCATGACAGACATggttcctttttccttcttgtttttctttggtggAATAGAACTCATCATTCTTGTGAATGAAATTACCTGTGAAATCAGAGTGCACATGCTGTTGCTTGTGGCTCAAACTGGGCTGACTTGGCTGGGAGCAGACTGGGGATGTGAGGTGTGGTGGCACATCACTTCTGTGCCTGACTGCCCTGTTGCCTTGCTGTGCTGAGGTTAATTTCAGCTGATCTGCCTTGCgctcctgtcctcctcctgaCTGGAGAGTAGTGTGTGCTGGCCAGAGGGCCTCCTGAGGACTGGACCTCTGCAGGGAAAAGCATGGATGAAATTCCTCCAGGGGAGGCTCTGAGGAAGAGTAGTACGTGTCCAATGTGCTGGCATCCAGGCATAGCAGCCTCAGGGTTCTCTGTTTGGCAGGTCTCCTCAGGTGAAAAGTGGCAGGGTTGACCTAGGACATGTCTCAAAAATTGTGCTGATGGCCGTGCATACGAGCCCTCTCTGATAATGTTGACATCATATTAATGTCTTCTCTAACCTTTCTTTTACCAGTCAACATTCATTATTGCAGAGAACTGCCAAAAATTGAGTCTCTCAGTTATTCTAGTAGCAAATGAAGATGTGATCCCTGCCTAAATTAAATGTAATggagttttccttttaattacaCAACTTTTAATATCCCAGTACCAAcccttttctcagtttttccaCATGTGACTCTCTCTTGGTATTTCTacatctctcttcctttcagtATCCCTTCCTTTGCAGATACCTTTtcttaggaaaatgttttaggTCAGAACATAGAATCAATATTTTGACTTTAACCCAAATATTTAGATTATAGttccaacttttctttttcaactcTTTTCTAAATCCTCTTGAACATTTGAACATTTGTGCTCATGAAATGAACTGATTCATgactttctttcatttatctAGTAAAATCTCTTATAGTCCCTTTTGGGTTGAATTATTCTATACCCTGGAAGTGATAGCATTGCTTAGGTTGCTTCACAACAGACATTTGCTAATTTTAGGACATGTTAGATAAATTCAAGTTTTTGCATTGATGTGCTGCAAAGAAGTTCTGAAGGCTGGTTCTAAATTACCCTCACCTTGACAGAAGAAGCAGTAATAAAAGTTGCTCAGCAGGTAGTAAGAATTTTGATATTATGTGCTTTGGAAGGTTGTCTTTCAGGTATGTCTCAGTTATCGCAAACTTGCTGAAAAATTAGTTCTATgaatatgtaataaaataataaaagaaaagagacagctATGGAATTTGTTGTTATAGACAGTCTAGCTGatgcaatgacattttttaaattaatataaacatGGGACATgaaatacatgtaaaaatataacCATAAATATACCTTCACTCCTAACAGTCTGAACTTCAGATGTTCCCATAATGGTATGGCTTTATATCCAGTCTTGAcctgtcttcttttttaatcaaaaataacTACGAAATTAAGACTCTACCAGTAAGAACTTCTGTTGTGACTATATACTGAACTTAAAATAGGCAATATTTTATCTAAGTAGTATTATAGTTAATCAAAACAGTATCTTAGAGTGAAGTCTGGGAATTGCAAGCACCATACTTTATTATTTGTGTAGCTTTGAGTATTTTTTGTCAATTGAATTTACTATATCCTCACTATTTCTGGTGCACACTGAAGTCCCCTAataacatgaaattatttttacattacttactttttattcattgagcactttaaaaataatcaggagACTGCCTTTAAATTTGAAAGCTATTTAAATAGCAAATATGTAGGGCAATATCCCTTTTACTGAATCAGTTCCATTACTTTGCTTAGGCAGCATAAAATAGTCAGCCTATGGCAGCATTTGTCCAACTGGGAATATCCTTGATGAAAGGGAAATTTCAGCTGGCAAGTATCTTGTTTACCCACCTTCTTTGCTAATCAGTCACACCAGAGCAAGCATAAGAAGCATGGAGGGACAGAAGAGCACAGCTGCACCATGCTCGTTTGTATTTGCTGTACGGTACCTTGGGGGGAAACTTTACTAATGGAAGTGGGGAAAAGTGATGATAGTCAGGCCTGAAAAATATCACTACAGGagtgtttggtttgtttttgtttttaattttgaaaaggtaCCCTCTGAAAGCACAAGTCCTCCCTGGGGTGGTCTGCAGTTGTTCCTCAGGCCACTTCTCAGTGCAGACCTGACTACTCACTCCAGCCTAGCTCCCTTCTCAAGAGCCCTGGGAGCTGGGACACTGCCTGGGAAGGGAGCCAGGATGGGATAGTCCCACACAGGCACCACAAACACAGCTGAGTGGGGTCCACTGCTGATGAGGCTGGAAGTTTGTGCACCTGGGATGTTTTCCAGCATTCAGTGTAGAGTTCAGAAGCAGGACCGGTTGGTGACTTCATACTGCctgacaaggaaggaaaaaaaaaggatttgggaGAGAGAAGCTGCTCACAGACAAATGATGCTGGCTAGTCCACCTTTTCTGGTTTCTCAGGATGCCCCAGCAAGGACAGCAACCTGCAGCTTCACCACCAACACTGCTCCCTCTCCTCCACAGCTGCCAGCGTATCAAGCTGTTCCCCCTACCTTCTGTGTTATCTAGGTGCCGTCTAGCACGAAGCACCATCTGGTACTGCATATGATCCATCACATTCACAGCCATCTATTCAAATTagcaggtggtgttttcatttGGAAGTCATAAAGTTGTGGCCACCTCATATGGAGTAGATTGCTTCTCACTTTTTCCAGTGCCCTAAGCTTCCAGCAGGAGCATTTGTGACATGGAATTACACTGTGGAGTATTAAAATACCTTATCTAATTTTGTTCCCCAAACTGAAGTCGTTAGTCTTAATCTGAAAGATATCTCTTCTCTGCATTCATAGGAGCCAAGAATAGCAGtagcaacaagaagaaaaacttcctGTTCTGATGAACTTTtggagtttttaaaatgtttctccttttaCAGCACACATCAGAAAATTAAGTATTGCTGATGTCTTCTCCTTGTCCCAAACCCTAGTGCTGGTATATGCACTAGGAATAGCAGGAGCTGTTTCTGAGGCTATTATTCTGAGGATATAAGTTTTTCTTGTAAGCATAGGTATAACTGTATGCCTTCTCACAGACAGTCAACTGCCTTCTATCCCAATGTAATGTGTTTACTATATTAAGTACTAGAAATTACTGTCAAAGGAATCCAAAatccagggaagaaaaaagaatgctaTAGAATGTAttgatggaaaacaaatataaaaatatcttacagTGACTGCTAACACATGAACAAAGAGGctataaaataatattcatgGTTGTTCTACCActgttttctcctccagcttGTTTGTAAATACTTGGTTTTATCATTTTGCTCAAGTAACTTTTGCCTGACGTCTGCACCTCCATCTGTGAAACTTCAGTGATGTTATCCAAGGAAAATAGGAGcagatggaaaacattttagctCCATACTCACTGAacacaagattaaaaaaaaggccGTGGTGCATTTTTAGTAAAGTAGGTGATTACACACGTAGCATTCCTTTTCTGTCTGGGAAGTTATGTAATTTACACAGCAATCTGGACTTCCTTGGTCAGCtggtttcaaaaataaattttaaattctgttgcCACTTAATCTTTTTCTGGGCTATTCAAAGAATCCTTTATAATCAAAATCAACTCTCTGTTCTATTGCATATTAAGACTGTAAATTGTTGCACCTGGAACTGATGATCCCTTGGTTTATTATGCTAGAGGAGTCATATGCAGCTGTTCTTTCCCCAAGTGATTCATTATCACATGTAAGGAATGCATCCTACATTGCACAGTAACTGAATGAGCTTCCTGTTTGCCATTCAACTTtctaacaataataataataaaaaataaaaaattgttctgtATCAAAATTAGGAGATAGTACCAAAAGATCCCCAAATTATCACGAGAGCACTTTCAGTAAGCAGCTTGTCTGATGCATCATTGGAGTTCCCCCAGCTgtaatatttattacaaatatcTTTGTTCATAGATGAACATTctaaaaaaatgagaaaaagtccTCAGATACTGAAATAGAGGGTGATAAATGTTCTACATATGGCAGAAGAAGTTAAGCCTTCTGCAGGGTATATCTCAACCATTAAAGCTCAGaagatttctgttctgcttccaAAGGCATCCTGTGGGACCTTGCACAAGGTGCTTTATTTCTCCAGAGGAGAAGTCAAAGTGTATTGATTAGACTTGTCAGTTGCTATATTCAGAAGGATGAAGGTTGCCTAATCCAAACGTTTTGTGCTGGTAAAGTAATAGTGCTGTTATATGATGGTTTTAAGATTACCTAAGATTGTACTGCTTCTGAAAAAGGCGGTCAACCCTCTTGATATCCCTGGCTACTCACCCCCattgctgccttcctcctgccaggTGGAAGCTAACCCTGATGAGGAGCAAAACGACTAATTCTAAGCCAGACCTGTGAAACGAACTGGTCCACTTAATGTCTGTTATTACTTGGTGCAACACAAAGGAGTTGATGGGAATATGTACACAGAGCATTTGGGAAAAGGCAGGAGTGTGATTTATGGGGCAGGCAGAGTCTAAATCAGCACCAGGTGACTGTGAAACCACATGTTCACATTGGTTAGGATTTGAATATttcttcaattttaattttttttttattttttttttttatatcagcaGAAAACCAAATCTAAGCACAGTAAtacaaaaaatagtaaattcAGCTGCTAGGTATTATTTTGTTTGGGGAGCAGTTATGACATACATCAGTAAAGGAGCATTTACAATAGAAATGCTTGCAAATACTGCTTTACCAGCAACCTTGTCTTGGCTGCAGTGTGTTTTATTGGGACCCTTATGATCTTTGCTAACTGTTAGGAAAACGTAAAGCTCTgtgtcagacacagacacagatttctaggttggaagagacctcaagatcacctagtccaacctccgacctaacactaagtcctccactaaaccatatcgctaagctctacatctaaacgtcttttaaagacctccagggatggtgactccaccacctccctgggcagcccattccaatgcttaataaccctttcggtaaagaagtacttcctaacatccaacctaaaactcccctgtcgcaactttcgcccactccccctcgtcctgtcaccaggcacgtgggagaacagaccaacccccacctcactacagcctcctttaaggtaacagtagagagcgataaggtcgcccctgagcctcctcttctccaggctgaacaagcccagctccctcagccgctcctcgtaagacttgttctccagacccctcaccagcttggtcgcccttctctggactcgctcgagcacgtccatgtccttcctgtagcgaggggcccaaaactgaacacagtactcaaggtgcggcctcaccagagccgagtacaggggcacaatcacttccctagacctgctggccacactgcttcttatacaggccaggatgctgttggccttcttggccacctgagcacactgctggctcatattcagccgactatcaaccaatactcccaggtccttctcggccaggcagctttccagccactcatgtcccagcctgtagctctgcttggggttgttgcgccccaggtgcaggacccggcacttggccttgttgaacttcatacagttgacctcagcccatcgctccagcctatccagatcctcctgcagagccttcctgccctcgagcagatcgacacacgcacttagcttggtgtcatctgcaaacttactgagggtgcactggacgccctcatccagatcatcgataaagatattaaagaggaccggccccagtaccgagccctgggggacaccacttgtgaccagcctccaaccagatttgactccattcaccacaactctctgggcccggctatccagccagtttctaacccagcgaagcgtacgccagtccaagccccgagcagccagtttcttgaggagaatgttgtggggaacggtgtcaaaagccttactgaggtcaaggtaaaccacatccacagcccttccctcatccaccaagcgcgtcactttgtcatagaaggagatcaggttcgtcaagcaggacctgcctttcataaacccatgctgactgggcctgatcgcccgcttgccctgcaagtgccgcgtgatgaccctcaagataatctgctccatgagctttcctggcactgaggtcaaactgacaggcctatagttccccgggtctgccctccggcccttcttatagatgggcgtcacattggctagccgccagtcaactgggacctcccccgatagccaggactgccgataaatgatggaaagcggctcggccagctcctccgccagttctttcagtaccctcgggtgcatcccatccggccccatcgacttgcgcacatccaagctccttagcaggtcgccaaccatttcctcatgaatagcgaaggccacatcctgctccccatccccttccaccagctcagggcactgggtatccagagaacaaccggtattgccgctaaagactgaggcaaaggcggcattaagcacctcagccttttcctcatccttagtaactaggtttcccctcgcatccagtaaaggatggagattctccttagtcctccgtttcgcgttgatatatttgtaaaaggattttttgttgtctttaacggcagtagccaggttgagctccagatgagctttggcctttctaattttctccctgcacagcctcgctacatccttgtagtcctcctcagtggcccgcccttttttccaaagattataaaccctcttttttctgctaagcacaagccgcaactctctgttgagccaggccggtcttcttccacgccggctcgtctttgggcacgtggggacggaccgctcctgtgccgttaagatttccttcttgaggagcgcccagccttcctggactcctctgcccttcagaaccgcttcccaagggactcggccaaccagcgtcctgagcagctcaaagtcagccctccggaagtccaatacagcagttttactggtccccttcctggcctcgccaagaatagagaactctaccatttcgtggtcactctgtccaagacagtttccgaccaccacatctcccaccagtccttctctgtttgtgaagagaaggtctagcggggcaccacccctggtaggttcactgaccagctgcgtcaggaagctatctcccacgctctccagaaacctcctagactgctttctctgtgccgtgttgtgtttccaggatatatccgggaagttgaagtcccccacgaggacaagcgccgacgattttgcaacttctgtcagttgcctataaaactcctcatccgtctcctcatcctggttcggcggtctataacagaccccgaccaggacgctagccttgccggccttcccgcggatcctaacccacagggattcaaccttatcattcccagcctggagttccacaatatcaaaagattctctaatgtagagagccacgccaccaccccctctgtgctgcctgtccctcctgaagagccgatagccaggcattgcagcactccagtcgtgggagcagtcccaccacgtctccgtgatggcaaccaagcAACAATTACTGTTGTGTATGAACAGGGAAACAACTATAAGTAGGGTCTGGAAGACAGGAATCTAccttctgattttgttttacgAGGCTTTCTTAAAGTATATGTTAACTGTGGTACCACATTTGTGAAGCTGAATTTGGCATGAAATTCAACTATAGCTAAAAAGACTGAGAGAAGGGAGTTGATAccaatatttgtatatattctACTGGTTTTATTGTATTAACTGACAGTGTAGTTCCAGCTATTTTGCATTGGGTTCACTAGAAAAGCAGGTATTTTTTACCTCTTTAATACACTGAACAGCATCACCAAATATGCAGTACATAAACAAATGTTCTCAGTatacttcattttattgtttaaatagTATCTGATCACTtcaacttcatttattttgtaactcTACTACAGGGCTAGTTCCAgttaaattaacatttatttcaggcaTCAGTAGAGCTGGTCCTAGTAAGTGTCCCTGAAAGTACATCCCTCAGTCCTATTCTGGAGAGTCTTCCAatgaagcatgaaaaatatgtattttaagacTCTGAAGACATTTCCACATTGAAggtagattttttattttaattatttatttattggtaaagctttgtaaaagcagaaaagttttcATTCGGACCTTAAACTAGTGAATTTACATtgcaaacatcagaaaaacaaaaacaaaaacaaaaacaaaaacaaaccaccaccaccaccaccaacaataAAACAGAGAGTTAGTTTGTAGCTCCAGATTGTACAACTTTGAAAATTCCTGTACATtttaccttcctttttctcatgCCTATCCtccttttcaaaacacattACCATAGGTCAGAATTGCAGTTGTATACTTCAGACATATTGTACATTGACTCTAAAAATTTATTGCAGCTGTAATGCTTGATTTGGGTATAATTAAAACAATCATGCTGTATGAACACACACAAAGGCAGTAATTCCACTTTTCATTGTTTGTCTGAGAAtaggctttaagaaaaaaagaaaaaaaaaaagagaaagatttaatATAGCATGTACTATACTCAGGAAGAAGGAATTGCTAGAGAATGCAACTGTAACAGCTTAATGTAACTAGAAACCATTTGGCCTCAGTCTCACATGCATACAATGTACACATGCAGTATATGGGTAAGGGTAAATGCAGTGGTACTGCCCAGCCTCTACAGCAGCTAGAGTACTGCAGTAAAAGAACATCATGGAAATCCTTTGACTTGCTTGGGTAAACTTACAGAGTTGAAATGTAGTGTTTCTGTCACCATTCTGTATGAACTTACATGTTTAGAGATCTGTGTTAAGAGGATTGGCATTACACTTAATGGGTGACTCAAAAAAGGTGCAATGCCTGAGTCGTTGTGACTTTGGGTCTCCATGTTAGCCTCTTCCCCAGCTATCCCTGATGCCTTTTGCATTTATGGCAGAATTGAGATTAAAGCTGTGGGAATCTTTCAGGAGGTGATGCAGTTACAGACCCTCAACAGAGTGGCAAGAGCCAAGCAGGTAATACACCAAAAAGAGCCCTtagcatatatatgtatgtatgtacatgtgtatgtatacatgtgtatgtatatgtatatgtatacagaTATATTTGTTCATATATATACTGTTCATCAAGCCATCATTGTGACAAAACTGtgaaatagaataaaaagaTACAGTAATAGTTTGAATTACATGTAACATGTTCAGCCACCATGATCCTATGTCTGTTTTATCAGCTTCGTTAATGCTTCTATTTATAACCTATATGAATAGCAAGATGCAATTATCAATAATGTAGGTTAATTGGATCCTACTTTTATCCAATTAACCTTTGCAAATGATTAAAGTTAACTCTCTCTATACAAGAAATGTGAATTGTCGGAATTATTCAGCTAGGTCACAGAAATGAGTAATCTAAATACTGAATTTCTTCAAAGgattaatatctttattaattttaactAAGATTGatgaataaactgaaaaaatgttgaggaaattaatttcttactCAAAGAATAAGTGACAGCAAGTCTGTGAATGATCTGCTGGATTTCTCTgtagatttaaatgaaaatatgtttaaatgaaaattgtaattaattttcaatgaaagaataaatgacTTTGAAAGTACATGCAATCTGACTACAAACATACTGAAGAGAGAACTTAGCACAGCTGGAAGTATGTTGTTCCATCTCATAACattttgcatcttcttttttttttattattctttttttttaattattattatttttcttatatttgcCTACCTTCAACTTTCATGTCTTTAGCTGTGAACTCTCTGC
This is a stretch of genomic DNA from Cygnus atratus isolate AKBS03 ecotype Queensland, Australia chromosome 1, CAtr_DNAZoo_HiC_assembly, whole genome shotgun sequence. It encodes these proteins:
- the TMEM47 gene encoding transmembrane protein 47 isoform X5; its protein translation is MASSGSGMEEVRVSVLTPLKLVGLVCIFLALCLDLGAVLSPAWVTADHQYYLSLWESCRKPGNLDSWLCESTLHSGCSKESCCPSFFPGGNNTSISSRHTDTGISGDHIWSCLDSWEAGGSVLLPLVCHTSVLLDGTLHASDNAQTRWINP